Proteins found in one Salinimonas lutimaris genomic segment:
- a CDS encoding heme lyase CcmF/NrfE family subunit, which yields MIPELGNVALTLALVSAILLAVYPLWGASSGDARLTAMARPLAMVMFIFTAVAFVCLTYAFATDNFSLAYVAQHSNSDLPMHFKLTAVWGGHEGSFLLWVLMLSGWTVAVAIFSRSIPTEMVARVLAVLGMVSIGFYLFILLTSNPFDSLLPFFPIDGQDLNPLLQDFGMIIHPPMLYMGYVGFAVAFAFAVAALITGQLDATWARWSRPWVIAAWSFLTVGICLGSWWAYYELGWGGWWFWDPVENASFMPWLVGTALMHSLAVTEKRKVFKSWTVLLAVGAFSLSILGTFLVRSGVIVSVHSFASDPARGLFILGILIVLSGGALLLYAARASSLRSTGRYQAFSREVLLMGNNLFLCAATIVVLLGTLLPLVHKELGLGSISIGAPFFNKMFVYLIVPFVFILGLGPLVRWKNQSAGALKKQLLVAAGISISAALLLFFAHSQQSYMAILGMTLAFWILVSSVQEVRQRIAAMNPALSQPARLRQLTRSHWAMILGHVGFAVTLIGITLVSNYEQERDVRMAPGDSIALADYTFTFDTLSTHDGPNYHADRGQFTVTREQAQVTIMHPEKRLYKVQKMPMTEAAIHSTLTRDLFVALGEPLDDGAWAVRIYIKPFVIWIWGGGAIMALGGILAISDKRYRMSKLARIKRNPAQQSGASTRELAGEQA from the coding sequence GTGATCCCTGAGTTAGGTAATGTTGCTCTGACGCTGGCCCTGGTCAGCGCGATTCTGCTAGCGGTTTATCCATTATGGGGCGCCAGTAGTGGTGATGCCAGACTGACCGCAATGGCCCGGCCTCTGGCTATGGTAATGTTTATTTTCACCGCGGTGGCGTTTGTTTGTCTGACCTATGCCTTTGCCACTGATAATTTTTCACTGGCTTATGTGGCTCAGCACTCCAACAGCGATCTGCCCATGCACTTTAAACTTACTGCCGTGTGGGGCGGGCATGAAGGATCTTTCTTGCTGTGGGTACTGATGCTCAGCGGCTGGACGGTGGCCGTGGCTATTTTCAGTCGCAGTATTCCCACAGAAATGGTGGCCAGGGTATTGGCTGTGCTGGGAATGGTGTCTATTGGCTTTTACCTGTTTATCTTACTGACCTCTAACCCGTTTGATAGCCTGCTGCCTTTTTTCCCGATCGATGGGCAGGACCTGAATCCTTTGCTACAGGATTTTGGCATGATCATCCATCCGCCCATGTTGTACATGGGATATGTCGGATTTGCCGTGGCTTTTGCCTTTGCGGTGGCTGCCTTAATTACCGGTCAGCTGGATGCAACCTGGGCCCGGTGGTCACGGCCCTGGGTGATTGCCGCGTGGTCATTTTTAACCGTAGGGATCTGCCTGGGCAGCTGGTGGGCATATTACGAGCTTGGCTGGGGTGGCTGGTGGTTCTGGGACCCGGTGGAAAATGCCTCGTTTATGCCGTGGCTGGTGGGGACTGCTCTGATGCACTCGCTGGCCGTGACAGAAAAGCGCAAAGTATTTAAGTCCTGGACAGTACTGCTGGCGGTCGGGGCTTTTTCGTTAAGTATTCTGGGCACATTTTTAGTACGCTCCGGGGTCATTGTATCGGTGCATTCTTTTGCCAGCGATCCGGCCCGTGGTCTTTTTATCCTGGGGATTCTGATTGTCTTGTCAGGTGGTGCGCTGCTGCTGTACGCAGCCAGAGCCTCTTCACTGCGCAGCACCGGCCGGTATCAGGCATTTTCCAGAGAAGTGCTGCTGATGGGCAATAACCTGTTTTTGTGCGCCGCAACGATAGTTGTGCTGCTGGGGACATTGCTTCCTCTGGTGCATAAAGAGCTGGGGCTGGGCTCCATTTCCATCGGTGCGCCGTTTTTCAACAAAATGTTTGTGTATCTGATTGTTCCGTTTGTTTTTATTTTGGGACTGGGACCACTGGTGCGCTGGAAAAATCAATCAGCCGGGGCCCTGAAGAAGCAACTGCTGGTGGCGGCCGGTATCAGCATCAGTGCTGCATTGCTGCTGTTTTTTGCCCATTCACAGCAATCGTATATGGCTATTTTAGGAATGACTCTGGCCTTCTGGATTCTGGTCTCCTCTGTTCAGGAAGTGCGCCAGCGTATTGCAGCGATGAATCCTGCGCTTAGTCAACCAGCCCGCCTTCGTCAGCTGACCCGCAGTCACTGGGCCATGATCCTCGGGCATGTCGGGTTTGCGGTGACCCTGATAGGAATTACTCTGGTGTCGAATTACGAACAGGAGCGGGATGTTCGTATGGCGCCGGGCGACAGCATTGCCCTGGCAGACTATACCTTTACCTTTGATACGCTGAGTACTCATGACGGCCCTAATTATCATGCCGACCGCGGACAGTTTACGGTGACCCGCGAACAGGCACAGGTAACCATTATGCATCCGGAAAAAAGACTTTATAAGGTGCAGAAAATGCCAATGACCGAAGCGGCTATTCACAGCACACTGACCCGGGATTTGTTTGTGGCGCTGGGTGAGCCCCTCGATGATGGTGCCTGGGCTGTACGCATTTATATCAAGCCTTTTGTTATCTGGATTTGGGGCGGAGGAGCCATTATGGCGCTCGGTGGTATTCTTGCTATCAGTGACAAACGATACCGGATGAGCAAACTGGCCAGAATCAAACGTAATCCCGCTCAGCAGTCTGGCGCGTCAACCCGGGAACTGGCAGGAGAGCAGGCATGA